In the genome of Candidatus Melainabacteria bacterium RIFOXYA2_FULL_32_9, one region contains:
- a CDS encoding glycine dehydrogenase (aminomethyl-transferring) produces MLKKIGLSSIEELFQNINPKVRINSELNIPEGVSELQAQRKLLDLAQKNTSTSNCISFLGGGSYNRYIPACINTVIERSEFITAYTPYQPEVSQGTLQVMYEYQSMICNLTGMDVANASVYDGATASAEAILMASRLTKKTKALISSTLNPQYKAVINTYCAGESIQVEYLPIKNGKVDLEGLNNKEADTYACILIQNPNYLGCVEDVFAISEVSKRIKSKFIVAVDPVSLALLKSPAEYGADIVVGDIQPLGIGMSFGGPHGGFIACKTEYLRQIPGRIAGMTKDRDGERAFTLTLQAREQHIRRAKATSNICSNQALMALAATTYLSVVGPEGLKEVANISTQRAHYLAEKINEISGFKVLFSDFLYEFVVQIEGLSSDKLIEKMENQNILAGIKLDNKFEELKDCILICTTEMNDVKDINTFIDSLKEISAKYNLKS; encoded by the coding sequence ATGCTTAAAAAAATAGGTTTAAGCTCTATAGAGGAATTATTTCAAAATATAAATCCAAAAGTAAGAATAAATAGTGAACTTAATATTCCAGAAGGCGTAAGCGAGCTTCAAGCTCAAAGGAAGCTACTGGATTTAGCTCAAAAAAACACTAGCACTTCCAATTGTATTTCTTTTCTTGGTGGTGGAAGTTATAACAGGTATATCCCAGCTTGTATAAACACTGTAATAGAAAGATCTGAATTTATTACAGCTTATACTCCTTATCAACCTGAAGTCAGCCAGGGAACTTTACAGGTAATGTATGAATATCAGTCAATGATTTGTAATTTGACTGGAATGGACGTTGCAAATGCATCTGTATATGATGGAGCAACAGCTTCAGCTGAAGCAATATTAATGGCTTCCAGACTAACTAAAAAAACAAAAGCTTTAATATCTTCTACCCTTAACCCGCAATATAAAGCCGTTATTAACACATATTGCGCTGGAGAAAGTATTCAGGTTGAATATTTACCAATTAAAAATGGTAAAGTAGATTTAGAAGGATTAAACAATAAAGAAGCAGACACTTATGCTTGCATTCTTATTCAAAATCCAAATTATCTTGGATGTGTTGAGGATGTTTTTGCTATTTCTGAAGTTAGTAAAAGAATAAAATCTAAATTCATAGTAGCGGTAGATCCCGTGTCTTTAGCTTTATTAAAAAGTCCTGCAGAATATGGTGCTGACATTGTAGTTGGCGATATTCAGCCTCTTGGAATAGGAATGTCATTTGGTGGCCCTCACGGAGGATTTATAGCCTGTAAAACTGAATATTTAAGACAAATTCCAGGAAGAATTGCAGGAATGACAAAAGATAGAGATGGAGAAAGAGCATTTACTTTAACTCTTCAAGCTAGAGAGCAACATATCAGAAGAGCTAAAGCAACAAGTAATATTTGTTCAAATCAGGCCCTTATGGCTCTTGCTGCAACTACTTATCTTTCTGTAGTAGGTCCTGAAGGATTAAAGGAAGTTGCAAATATTTCTACTCAGCGTGCTCATTATTTAGCAGAAAAAATAAATGAAATTTCCGGCTTTAAAGTTCTATTTTCTGACTTTTTATATGAATTTGTCGTACAAATAGAAGGTTTATCTTCAGACAAATTAATTGAAAAAATGGAAAATCAGAACATCTTAGCGGGAATCAAGCTTGATAATAAATTTGAAGAACTAAAAGACTGCATTTTAATATGCACAACAGAAATGAATGATGTTAAAGATATAAACACTTTCATAGATAGCTTGAAAGAAATTTCTGCAAAATATAATCTTAAAAGCTAA
- a CDS encoding glycine cleavage system protein H produces the protein MNNVPDKVLCTKTHEYILPEGNTAKIGITDYAVEQLGDIVFVELPEENTSFSKGEVFGTIESVKAASELYMPIDGKVIEINEKLAAEPELINDDPFGAGWLIKITDYNSENLSNAMTYDEYKEFLEEEEEEE, from the coding sequence ATGAATAATGTTCCAGACAAAGTTTTATGTACAAAGACTCATGAATATATACTACCGGAAGGTAATACTGCAAAAATCGGAATCACAGATTATGCTGTTGAACAATTGGGAGACATTGTTTTCGTAGAATTGCCTGAAGAGAATACAAGTTTCTCAAAAGGAGAAGTTTTTGGAACAATCGAGTCTGTTAAAGCAGCTTCTGAATTATATATGCCAATAGATGGCAAAGTTATAGAAATAAATGAGAAGCTTGCAGCTGAACCTGAATTAATCAACGATGATCCTTTTGGAGCAGGCTGGTTGATTAAAATAACTGATTATAATTCTGAAAATCTAAGTAACGCTATGACTTATGACGAATATAAAGAATTTTTAGAAGAGGAAGAAGAGGAAGAATAA
- a CDS encoding Holliday junction DNA helicase RuvB, giving the protein MAIISSNEKKPKEFLRENISAKETEYDKCFENNLRPKTFQDYIGQSQLKETLKISLDATKQRNEPLDHLLLYGPPGLGKTTLAGVIANEMDVSFKITSAPALERPRDLIGILMTLRNGEILFIDEIHRLNKVAEEILYPAMEDFSIDRTTGKGQSAKTLRVPIPRFTLIGATTKAGALSSPLRDRFGIIYRLEFYNNEELSLIVKRTASIVNAEITEDGANTIASRSRGTPRIANRLLKRVRDYAMVKADGIITKEVANDALDMLKIDLYGLDTTDRDLLKLIIEKYDGGPVGIETLAAALGEDIRTIEDVYEPFLLQSGFILRTPRGRKVSPAGYKHLGYKVPNSQQSLF; this is encoded by the coding sequence TTGGCCATAATTTCATCAAATGAAAAGAAACCAAAAGAATTTTTAAGAGAAAATATTTCTGCTAAAGAAACAGAGTACGATAAATGCTTTGAAAATAACTTGAGACCTAAAACTTTTCAGGATTATATTGGACAATCACAGTTAAAAGAAACACTCAAGATTAGTCTTGATGCAACCAAACAAAGGAATGAACCTTTAGATCATCTGTTGTTATATGGACCTCCAGGTTTAGGAAAAACAACTTTAGCTGGTGTTATTGCAAATGAAATGGATGTAAGTTTCAAGATCACCTCTGCTCCAGCACTTGAACGGCCGAGAGATTTAATTGGCATTTTAATGACACTAAGAAATGGTGAAATTCTTTTTATCGATGAAATTCACAGATTAAATAAGGTTGCAGAAGAAATCTTATATCCTGCAATGGAAGATTTTTCAATAGATAGAACAACCGGGAAGGGCCAAAGTGCAAAAACACTCAGAGTTCCAATTCCTAGATTTACTCTTATTGGGGCAACAACAAAGGCGGGTGCTTTATCGAGCCCTTTAAGAGATAGATTTGGTATTATATATAGATTAGAGTTTTATAATAATGAAGAATTATCGTTGATTGTTAAAAGAACTGCCTCAATTGTTAATGCAGAAATAACTGAAGATGGAGCAAATACAATAGCTTCAAGATCAAGAGGAACACCAAGAATTGCTAATAGGTTACTTAAGCGTGTAAGAGATTATGCAATGGTTAAAGCCGATGGAATCATCACTAAAGAAGTTGCAAATGATGCTCTTGATATGCTAAAAATAGACCTATATGGACTCGATACAACAGATAGAGATCTTTTAAAACTAATTATCGAAAAATATGATGGTGGACCTGTAGGCATTGAAACCCTTGCTGCTGCTCTTGGTGAAGATATTAGAACCATCGAAGATGTTTATGAACCATTTTTATTACAATCAGGTTTTATTTTAAGAACCCCAAGGGGAAGAAAGGTTTCTCCTGCAGGATACAAGCATTTAGGCTATAAAGTTCCCAATTCACAGCAGAGTTTGTTCTAG